Proteins encoded together in one Rhizobium bangladeshense window:
- a CDS encoding ATP-dependent Clp protease proteolytic subunit, which translates to MNDEEQDDKTKELPLGKETEANLFKSRSIFIYGPINQELAQKVCSQLVALAAASDDDIRIYVNSPGGHVESGDSIHDMVKFIKPKVWMIGTGWVASAGALIYVAAPRERRLCLPNTRFLLHQPSGGTRGMASDIEIQAREIIKMNERLNKIMAEATGQPLDKIAKDTDRDYWLSAEEAKDYGLVSRIVTSQADI; encoded by the coding sequence ATGAACGACGAAGAACAGGACGACAAGACGAAGGAACTGCCGCTCGGCAAGGAAACGGAGGCGAATCTTTTCAAGTCGCGTTCGATCTTCATCTATGGACCGATCAACCAGGAACTGGCGCAGAAGGTCTGCTCGCAGCTCGTGGCGCTTGCCGCGGCCAGTGACGATGACATCCGCATCTATGTCAATTCGCCCGGCGGCCACGTCGAATCCGGCGATTCCATCCATGACATGGTCAAGTTCATCAAGCCGAAGGTCTGGATGATCGGCACGGGCTGGGTCGCTTCCGCAGGTGCGCTGATCTATGTGGCGGCTCCGAGGGAGCGGCGTCTGTGCCTGCCAAACACGCGCTTCCTGCTGCATCAACCGTCGGGCGGCACGCGCGGCATGGCATCCGACATCGAGATCCAGGCACGCGAGATCATCAAGATGAACGAACGCCTGAACAAGATCATGGCGGAGGCAACCGGCCAGCCGCTCGACAAGATAGCCAAGGATACGGATCGCGACTATTGGCTGTCGGCGGAAGAGGCGAAGGACTATGGCCTCGTCTCGCGGATCGTCACATCGCAGGCCGATATCTGA